One genomic window of Sphingomonas sp. C3-2 includes the following:
- the infA gene encoding translation initiation factor IF-1 — MAKEELLEMRGQVVELLPNAMFRVRLENDHEILGHTAGKMRKNRIRVLVGDEVLVELTPYDLTKGRITYRFK, encoded by the coding sequence ATGGCAAAAGAAGAACTTCTCGAAATGCGCGGTCAGGTTGTGGAGCTTCTCCCCAACGCCATGTTCCGCGTCCGTCTCGAAAATGATCACGAAATCCTGGGCCACACCGCCGGCAAGATGCGCAAGAATCGCATCCGCGTTCTGGTGGGCGACGAAGTGCTCGTCGAACTGACCCCCTATGATCTGACCAAGGGTCGGATTACCTACCGCTTCAAATAA
- a CDS encoding ATP-binding protein: protein MTASPDALSRIAEALERLSPPPRQPSDVEAYPAYVWRDGTVQATRTFAPLPIDILTGIDEQKAAVLANARRLASGHSAHDVLLWGARGMGKSALVKSVVGTLQAEGADIALVEVAGDHLADLPALFAQIARTPRAFALFIDDLGFDDNGKEARLLRSLLEGGAEARPANARLHVTSNRRHIVPRGMDEQQNAINPRDVIDDRMALSDRFGLSLGFHNCDQDSYLAMVETYARLNDLPFDPADALLWSTQRGGRSGRVAWHYAVELAGRVGKRIG from the coding sequence ATGACCGCATCACCCGACGCCCTGTCCCGTATCGCCGAAGCGCTGGAACGGCTTTCGCCGCCGCCGCGCCAACCCTCTGATGTCGAGGCGTATCCCGCCTATGTATGGCGCGACGGCACGGTGCAGGCAACGCGCACCTTTGCCCCGCTCCCCATCGATATCCTGACCGGGATCGATGAGCAAAAGGCCGCCGTGCTCGCCAATGCGCGCCGCCTCGCCTCCGGCCATTCGGCGCACGACGTGCTGCTCTGGGGCGCGCGCGGCATGGGCAAGTCGGCGCTCGTCAAAAGCGTGGTCGGCACGCTTCAGGCCGAGGGGGCCGATATCGCGCTGGTCGAGGTGGCGGGCGATCATCTTGCCGACCTCCCCGCGCTGTTCGCGCAGATCGCGCGCACGCCCCGCGCCTTTGCGCTCTTCATCGACGATCTCGGCTTCGACGATAACGGCAAGGAAGCCCGCCTCCTGCGCTCGCTGCTCGAAGGCGGTGCCGAGGCGCGCCCCGCCAATGCCCGGCTTCACGTCACCTCCAACCGCCGCCACATCGTGCCGCGCGGGATGGACGAGCAGCAAAATGCGATCAATCCGCGCGACGTGATCGACGATCGGATGGCGCTGTCGGATCGTTTCGGGCTCAGCCTCGGCTTCCACAATTGCGATCAGGATAGCTATCTCGCGATGGTCGAAACCTATGCACGGCTGAACGATCTGCCCTTCGATCCGGCCGATGCGCTGCTCTGGTCCACCCAGCGCGGCGGGCGTTCGGGCCGCGTCGCCTGGCATTATGCGGTCGAACTCGCCGGCCGCGTCGGAAAGCGCATCGGATGA
- a CDS encoding aldo/keto reductase: protein MRELGKTGLKTPPLVLGGNVFGWNVDEATSFAILDRFVAAGGTMIDTADSYSAWVPGHQGGESERVIGAWLARRGRRDDVLIATKVGMLPGAGGEGLKPARIAAAVDESLRRLGTDYIDLYYAHRDDPATPIEAVMEVFGGLVNAGKVRVLGASNFSAERLGEALAVSAHEALPAYGVLQPEYNLMSRDSYEGALQDLCVRHAIGVLPYYGLASGFLTGKYRSEGDFAGRMRGQHAATYFNDRGRAVLAVMDAIAAETGATLAQIALAWAAAQPGVTAPIASATSTAQLDELLGVLDLTLSADQCARLDAASRG, encoded by the coding sequence ATGCGCGAACTGGGCAAGACCGGGCTGAAGACGCCGCCGCTGGTGCTGGGCGGCAATGTGTTCGGGTGGAATGTCGATGAAGCGACGAGCTTTGCCATTCTCGACCGGTTCGTCGCGGCGGGCGGGACGATGATCGATACCGCCGATTCCTATTCGGCCTGGGTTCCGGGGCATCAGGGCGGCGAATCGGAACGGGTGATCGGCGCGTGGCTGGCCCGGCGCGGGCGGCGCGACGATGTGCTGATCGCGACCAAGGTGGGGATGCTGCCCGGTGCGGGCGGCGAGGGGCTGAAGCCCGCGCGGATCGCGGCGGCGGTGGACGAATCGCTCAGGCGGCTGGGGACCGACTATATCGACCTTTATTACGCGCACCGCGACGATCCCGCGACACCGATCGAGGCGGTGATGGAGGTGTTTGGCGGGCTGGTAAACGCGGGCAAGGTGCGCGTGCTGGGTGCATCCAATTTTTCCGCCGAGCGGCTGGGCGAGGCGCTGGCGGTGAGCGCGCACGAGGCGCTGCCGGCATATGGCGTGCTGCAGCCCGAATATAATCTGATGAGCCGCGACAGCTATGAGGGTGCGCTGCAGGATCTGTGCGTGCGCCATGCGATTGGCGTGCTGCCTTATTACGGGCTGGCATCGGGCTTCCTGACCGGGAAATATCGCAGCGAGGGCGATTTCGCCGGGCGGATGCGCGGCCAGCACGCCGCCACCTATTTCAACGATCGCGGGCGCGCGGTGCTGGCGGTGATGGATGCGATCGCCGCCGAAACGGGCGCGACGCTGGCGCAGATCGCGCTGGCCTGGGCGGCGGCGCAGCCGGGCGTGACCGCGCCGATCGCGAGCGCGACCTCGACCGCGCAGCTGGACGAGCTGCTGGGTGTGCTCGACCTGACGCTGAGCGCCGATCAGTGCGCGCGGCTGGACGCGGCGTCGCGCGGCTGA
- a CDS encoding Maf family protein produces MEAASAAPFILASASPRRLDLLARIGVVPDRVDPADIDETPRPAERPADYARRMAAEKAAAVHARHKGACILAADTVVAVGRRILPKAESVDEARQCLSLLSGRRHHVLSAVCVIDAAGTARARLSDTSVIFKRLTAHEIDEYIASNEWHGKAGGYAIQGHAEALVRHLAGSHSGVVGLPLFETRALLAAAGQRLG; encoded by the coding sequence ATCGAAGCTGCCAGCGCGGCACCGTTCATCCTGGCATCGGCTAGCCCGCGCCGGCTGGACTTGCTCGCGCGTATCGGCGTCGTGCCCGATCGGGTCGACCCGGCCGATATCGATGAAACGCCGCGCCCGGCCGAACGCCCCGCCGATTATGCGCGCCGCATGGCCGCCGAAAAGGCCGCCGCCGTGCACGCGCGGCACAAGGGTGCATGCATCCTCGCGGCGGACACCGTCGTCGCCGTCGGCCGCCGCATCCTGCCCAAGGCGGAAAGCGTGGACGAGGCGCGCCAGTGCCTTTCGCTGCTGTCCGGCCGCCGGCACCATGTGCTGTCGGCCGTCTGCGTGATCGACGCTGCGGGCACCGCGCGCGCGCGGCTTTCGGATACGAGCGTCATCTTCAAGCGCCTCACCGCGCACGAGATCGACGAGTATATCGCCAGCAACGAATGGCACGGCAAGGCGGGCGGCTACGCCATTCAGGGCCATGCCGAAGCGCTTGTCCGCCACCTTGCGGGCAGCCATTCGGGCGTTGTCGGCCTGCCGCTCTTCGAAACCCGCGCGCTGCTGGCCGCCGCCGGGCAGCGCCTTGGCTGA